One stretch of Priestia megaterium DNA includes these proteins:
- a CDS encoding SIMPL domain-containing protein, which produces MQHSYFPYEPTQQLRVDTQNREIKVIGEGTASAIPNEISMTIGTRTENRDVQEALKENSAVSNTLLQEMKNLGINDQQIETASFTINPKYDYSDGKSTLTGYEVQHLFRVRVQDVKQAGDVYNATFSSGANVAQDLQFYVTSDDKYEQEAISKALLNAKEKAFTIANTLQLPINQIPILIEEGPVYQSSGSSPKLLAASPPIQAQSLTVSASVKVTYTY; this is translated from the coding sequence ATGCAACATTCTTATTTTCCTTACGAGCCTACACAGCAACTGCGCGTAGATACACAAAATAGAGAAATTAAAGTAATTGGTGAAGGAACAGCTTCAGCAATTCCAAATGAAATTTCCATGACAATTGGAACGCGCACGGAAAACCGGGACGTTCAAGAAGCGTTAAAAGAAAATTCAGCTGTTTCAAATACTCTGCTGCAAGAGATGAAAAACCTTGGAATTAATGACCAGCAAATTGAAACGGCTTCATTCACCATAAATCCTAAATATGATTACAGTGATGGAAAATCGACTCTTACAGGATACGAAGTACAGCACTTATTTAGAGTAAGAGTACAAGATGTAAAACAAGCGGGCGACGTCTATAACGCTACGTTTTCAAGCGGAGCCAACGTAGCGCAAGATCTTCAATTTTACGTTACAAGTGATGATAAATATGAACAAGAAGCGATAAGTAAAGCTTTGCTTAACGCTAAAGAAAAGGCCTTTACCATTGCCAACACGCTGCAGCTCCCTATTAACCAAATCCCCATTTTAATCGAAGAAGGCCCCGTCTATCAGTCATCTGGCTCCTCGCCTAAGTTATTAGCAGCCTCTCCCCCTATTCAAGCTCAGTCCTTGACTGTATCTGCTTCTGTAAAAGTTACGTACACGTATTAA
- the putP gene encoding sodium/proline symporter PutP → MDIGVYISLGIYFVGMLGIGWYAYTKTTEDVAGYMLGGRGLGPAVTALSAGASDMSGWMLMGLPGSMYVTGLSSVWLAVGLSIGAYLNYLILAPRLRTYTEVANDSITIPDFFENRFGDHAKILRTVSAIVIFIFFTLYTSAGMVSGGRLFESAFSLNYQIGLFVTASVVIAYTLFGGFLAVSLTDFVQGVIMFLALVLVPIVAFTDVGGVNTTMDIVQDINPAYLDIFKGTTVLGIISFLAWGLGYFGQPHIIVRFMAISSVKELKPARRIGMSWMIISIIGAMLTGLVGIAYVEKTGMKLADPETIFIKFADILFNPLITGFLYAALLAAIMSTISSQLLVTASSVTEDFYKTFFRRKASDKELVTVGRAAVLGVAIIAILLSLKPSDTILGLVGYAWAGFGSAFGPAILLSLYWKRMTRWGALAGMIVGAATVLIWVNTPLKDALYEMIPGFFLSLLAVIIVSLLTKKPSSDVQNQFIEMKEILIKESK, encoded by the coding sequence GTGGATATTGGAGTTTATATTTCACTCGGCATTTATTTTGTAGGAATGCTCGGAATAGGATGGTATGCCTATACAAAAACCACTGAAGATGTAGCTGGCTATATGTTAGGAGGACGCGGGCTAGGTCCAGCCGTTACCGCCCTTTCAGCTGGCGCTTCGGATATGAGTGGATGGATGTTAATGGGTCTTCCTGGCTCCATGTATGTAACGGGCCTTTCTAGTGTATGGCTAGCAGTAGGATTGTCTATAGGTGCTTATTTAAACTATTTAATCCTCGCTCCGCGTCTTCGCACTTATACGGAAGTAGCGAACGACTCCATTACAATTCCAGACTTTTTTGAAAATCGCTTTGGCGACCATGCCAAAATTCTTCGAACAGTATCAGCAATCGTTATCTTTATCTTCTTCACTCTTTACACTTCAGCTGGTATGGTATCAGGTGGACGATTATTTGAATCGGCATTTAGTTTAAATTATCAAATTGGCTTGTTCGTAACAGCATCTGTTGTTATTGCCTACACTCTTTTTGGCGGATTTTTAGCCGTTAGTTTAACAGATTTTGTTCAAGGTGTTATTATGTTCCTTGCTTTAGTTTTAGTACCCATTGTAGCTTTCACCGACGTTGGAGGCGTCAACACTACAATGGACATTGTACAGGACATTAATCCAGCATACCTTGACATTTTCAAAGGTACAACCGTTTTAGGTATTATATCTTTCTTAGCCTGGGGACTTGGCTATTTCGGACAGCCTCATATTATCGTTCGCTTTATGGCTATCTCTTCTGTTAAGGAGTTAAAACCCGCACGTCGTATTGGAATGAGCTGGATGATTATTTCTATTATTGGTGCTATGCTGACAGGGCTTGTTGGAATTGCCTATGTAGAAAAAACAGGTATGAAACTAGCAGATCCTGAAACTATTTTTATTAAATTTGCAGATATACTCTTTAACCCGTTAATTACAGGATTTTTATATGCAGCTTTACTAGCAGCAATTATGAGTACTATTTCTTCTCAGCTGCTTGTAACGGCAAGCTCTGTTACAGAAGACTTTTATAAAACATTTTTCCGACGCAAGGCCTCTGACAAAGAGCTTGTAACGGTTGGAAGAGCTGCGGTTTTAGGTGTTGCAATTATAGCTATTTTGCTTTCTTTAAAACCTAGTGATACGATTTTAGGACTGGTTGGATATGCTTGGGCTGGATTTGGTTCAGCTTTTGGTCCTGCTATTTTACTAAGTCTTTACTGGAAGCGTATGACTCGATGGGGAGCACTTGCAGGAATGATTGTAGGTGCTGCTACAGTATTAATTTGGGTAAATACTCCATTGAAGGATGCCCTTTACGAAATGATTCCCGGGTTCTTTTTAAGCTTATTAGCTGTTATTATTGTAAGTTTACTAACAAAGAAACCGTCAAGCGATGTTCAAAATCAATTCATTGAAATGAAAGAAATCTTAATAAAAGAATCGAAATAA
- a CDS encoding YhcN/YlaJ family sporulation lipoprotein, translating into MKKSFLFVVGCMTTLSLFGCSTADQGKDGVIDDDTVRNVTYENGNNKTKMNDVNDTQDVQRNEKEQYNQSSGMRVADVAADRIVALKNVKDANVIVTDHTAYVAAVLDDNKEGNLTKDMEHKIAHEVRKADGSVHRVFVSTNPDFVNRMNGYVDKLQTGKPVSGLFNEFSEVVRRVFPNSR; encoded by the coding sequence ATGAAGAAATCGTTTTTGTTTGTTGTGGGCTGTATGACGACTCTTTCTTTATTCGGCTGCAGCACAGCAGATCAAGGTAAAGATGGCGTCATTGATGATGATACAGTCCGCAACGTCACATATGAAAATGGGAACAATAAAACGAAAATGAATGACGTAAACGATACGCAAGACGTACAGCGTAACGAAAAAGAACAGTATAATCAGTCCAGTGGAATGAGAGTAGCCGATGTAGCAGCTGATCGTATCGTAGCGTTAAAAAACGTAAAAGATGCTAATGTAATCGTAACCGATCATACAGCTTATGTAGCAGCTGTATTAGACGATAACAAAGAAGGTAATCTCACAAAAGATATGGAGCATAAGATTGCACATGAAGTGAGAAAAGCCGACGGCAGTGTTCATCGAGTGTTTGTATCAACAAACCCTGATTTTGTAAACCGTATGAACGGATATGTAGACAAGCTTCAAACGGGCAAACCAGTTTCTGGACTGTTTAACGAGTTTTCAGAAGTTGTTCGACGCGTATTCCCGAATTCACGCTAA
- a CDS encoding cold-shock protein gives MATTGTVKWFNSEKGFGFIEVPGENDVFVHFSAIQSEGFKTLEEGQKVEFEIVEGQRGPQAENVVKL, from the coding sequence ATGGCTACTACAGGTACAGTAAAATGGTTTAACAGTGAAAAAGGCTTCGGTTTTATCGAAGTACCAGGCGAAAATGACGTATTTGTTCATTTTTCAGCTATCCAATCTGAAGGCTTCAAAACATTAGAAGAAGGCCAAAAAGTTGAATTTGAAATCGTTGAAGGCCAACGTGGACCTCAAGCGGAGAATGTTGTAAAATTATAA
- a CDS encoding DUF6509 family protein, giving the protein MFTIKEYTAEQLQDPFGLLLGERYEFHLYIEVEEDDELYTGNDLALRVVYIKGEDSTSIAQTHFYEVSTNKVLDFDLEEEEEAAVKEFCGKHLPSEEGTNNEE; this is encoded by the coding sequence ATGTTTACAATTAAAGAATATACAGCTGAACAATTGCAGGATCCATTTGGTCTCCTTCTAGGTGAACGCTATGAATTTCATTTATACATTGAGGTAGAAGAAGATGATGAATTATATACCGGCAACGACCTAGCACTACGCGTAGTATATATTAAAGGCGAAGACAGCACTTCTATTGCCCAAACTCATTTCTACGAAGTTTCAACAAATAAAGTATTAGACTTCGACCTTGAAGAAGAGGAAGAAGCAGCTGTAAAAGAGTTTTGCGGGAAGCATTTGCCTTCAGAGGAAGGTACAAATAACGAGGAATAA
- a CDS encoding sensor domain-containing diguanylate cyclase: MSFLLSLLPFSFLKKPHFPSGREVNEDKLFDKTNVKMLQQRVKLVSLALVISYPIYLYIGFSLLQHAGTPQFRHTLIGIHFTSFALSSLYLFFYYFSKRKERFASYLNTIVYGYIFYYVFAAALSTINSQLFTGRIDVYMMLLISTAVLCPMKVKQLCIIFIPNHLFLLYGLSRYVPDSFSLISKQINTTAAVAIALLISYILYTYRHKEYMNHLQLKESERNFSTLFKINPYPLLLTRLSDHKVLLINNKAIHFYNLASQDLDQIDGFIIYPTNEDREEILKRLQQEKYVKNYILEAREHGDSKWVMINYELLEYQSESCILAGITDITDLKAVEHELSLHASTDMLTGILNRRSGMEKLQLELLRAKTNDTSFLLCFIDINSLKLVNDQYGHREGDWLIKTIAESISGYISKDDTLFRYGGDEFLLIAPEQTEEYVQELWQNINEQLEDKKKEFDKSYALSASYGFIICAPSDDTNLDTLIQKADAAMYKQKHTRVSSTFK, translated from the coding sequence ATGTCATTTCTTCTTTCGCTTTTACCTTTCTCATTTCTGAAGAAACCTCATTTTCCTTCAGGGAGAGAAGTTAATGAAGATAAACTGTTCGATAAAACGAATGTAAAAATGCTTCAACAGAGAGTTAAGCTAGTTTCACTTGCTCTTGTCATTTCCTACCCAATTTATCTTTATATCGGGTTTTCTTTACTTCAACATGCAGGAACACCTCAGTTTAGACATACACTAATTGGTATTCATTTCACTAGTTTTGCTCTCTCTTCTCTTTATTTATTTTTCTATTATTTTAGTAAAAGAAAAGAGCGGTTTGCTAGCTACTTAAACACCATTGTATATGGCTATATATTTTATTACGTATTTGCTGCAGCACTTTCTACTATTAACAGTCAGCTTTTCACAGGTCGCATAGACGTGTATATGATGCTTTTGATTTCCACGGCTGTTTTATGCCCTATGAAAGTAAAACAGCTGTGCATCATTTTTATTCCTAACCATCTTTTTTTACTATACGGCTTATCACGATATGTACCGGATTCTTTTTCCCTTATTTCAAAACAGATCAATACAACTGCAGCAGTTGCTATCGCTTTACTTATTTCATACATTCTTTATACATACCGTCATAAAGAATATATGAATCATTTACAGCTAAAAGAAAGCGAACGTAATTTTTCTACGTTGTTCAAAATTAATCCCTATCCTTTACTATTAACGAGATTATCCGACCACAAAGTGCTGCTCATTAACAATAAAGCTATTCATTTTTACAATCTTGCTTCTCAAGATCTTGATCAAATAGACGGATTTATAATCTATCCTACCAATGAAGATCGAGAGGAGATTTTAAAACGTCTTCAACAAGAGAAATATGTAAAAAACTACATCTTAGAAGCACGTGAACATGGAGATTCTAAGTGGGTTATGATCAATTATGAATTACTAGAGTATCAAAGCGAAAGCTGCATACTCGCAGGTATTACCGATATAACCGATTTAAAAGCGGTTGAGCATGAATTGAGCTTGCACGCTTCAACTGATATGCTAACGGGAATTTTAAATCGAAGAAGCGGAATGGAAAAACTGCAGCTGGAACTGCTGAGAGCTAAAACCAATGATACATCTTTTCTATTATGTTTTATCGATATTAATTCTTTAAAACTAGTAAATGATCAATACGGTCATAGAGAAGGCGACTGGCTTATTAAAACAATAGCAGAATCAATTAGTGGTTATATTAGCAAGGATGATACGCTCTTTCGCTACGGAGGTGATGAGTTTTTATTAATTGCTCCTGAACAAACGGAAGAATACGTACAAGAGCTGTGGCAAAATATTAATGAACAGCTAGAAGATAAAAAGAAAGAATTTGATAAGTCATATGCACTGTCTGCGAGTTACGGATTTATTATATGTGCGCCTTCAGACGACACCAACCTAGATACATTAATTCAAAAAGCAGATGCTGCCATGTATAAGCAAAAACATACGCGCGTTTCTTCCACCTTTAAGTAA